The following proteins come from a genomic window of Hymenobacter canadensis:
- a CDS encoding helix-turn-helix domain-containing protein, which translates to MKPATPPFRLLASVSDFARHFGFPPPVHPLLSVVDLTRHRNPPVTGPALRQLYIIALKKGLKGRLQYGHHSYDFSEGVLAFYAPGQVCASDPSVDLSELEGWMLVFHPDLLLRHPLGRKILGYTFFSYQVSEALHLSAREEQLLEGLIDTIRAEHEQPIDTFSQDVLVAQLDVLLSYANRFYHRQFLTRRTAEHDLLSRFEQELHDYFEQSAERPLPTVQHFADALHVSPAYLGDMLRTLTGQSTQQHIHQTLIEKAKQLLLSTSLSVNETAYQLGFEYPQYFTRLFKSKTGFTPAAFRLSVQ; encoded by the coding sequence ATGAAACCAGCCACGCCACCTTTCCGCCTGCTTGCCTCGGTGAGCGACTTCGCCCGGCATTTCGGGTTTCCGCCGCCGGTGCACCCGCTGCTGTCGGTGGTGGATCTGACCCGGCACCGCAACCCACCCGTAACGGGGCCGGCTTTGCGGCAGCTCTACATCATTGCCCTCAAAAAGGGGCTGAAGGGCCGCCTGCAGTACGGCCACCACTCGTACGATTTCAGCGAAGGCGTGCTGGCCTTCTACGCTCCCGGCCAGGTGTGCGCCAGCGACCCGTCGGTGGATTTGTCGGAGTTAGAGGGCTGGATGCTGGTGTTTCATCCGGATCTGCTGCTGCGGCATCCGCTGGGCCGGAAGATCCTGGGCTACACCTTTTTCTCCTATCAGGTGAGTGAGGCTTTGCACCTCTCGGCCCGCGAGGAGCAGCTGCTGGAAGGGCTGATAGATACCATTCGCGCCGAGCACGAGCAACCGATTGACACGTTCAGCCAGGACGTGCTGGTGGCCCAGCTCGACGTGCTGCTGAGCTACGCCAACCGCTTCTACCACCGGCAGTTCCTCACGCGCCGCACCGCTGAACACGACCTGCTTTCCCGCTTCGAGCAGGAGCTGCACGACTACTTCGAGCAAAGCGCCGAACGGCCATTGCCTACCGTGCAGCACTTCGCCGACGCTCTGCACGTGTCGCCGGCCTACCTCGGCGATATGCTGCGCACCCTCACCGGCCAGAGCACCCAGCAGCACATCCACCAGACGCTCATCGAGAAAGCCAAACAGCTGCTGCTCAGCACGTCGCTGTCCGTGAACGAAACGGCCTACCAGCTGGGCTTCGAGTATCCGCAGTATTTCACCCGCCTGTTTAAAAGCAAAACCGGCTTCACGCCCGCCGCCTTCCGCCTGTCGGTGCAGTAG
- a CDS encoding aldo/keto reductase, producing MSNLKRVPLGSQGLEAPVEGLGCMGMTSGVGGMSVYGEADERESLATLHRALELGVNLLDTADLYGPLLNEQLIGRAIAGRRQEVILATKFGFEVDDSGTFTGQLNGHPAYARKCLERSLRNLGTDNVDLYYLHRQDPQVPIEDSIGEMSRFVEEGKVRYLGVSETPVEALRRAHAVHPITALQTEYSLFDRGVEETGALQAARELGIGFVAYSPLGRGFLSGDIKSPDDFEANDSRRIFPRFQGENFYKNLELVQKLETLAAAKGVTSAQLALAWVLAQGVVVIPGTKRRKYLEQNVAAAHLTLSPQELAELEAIMPVGGAVGAAYPEGF from the coding sequence ATGAGCAACCTCAAACGAGTACCCCTGGGCAGCCAGGGTCTGGAAGCGCCGGTAGAAGGCCTGGGCTGCATGGGCATGACCAGCGGCGTCGGCGGCATGAGCGTGTACGGCGAGGCCGACGAGCGGGAAAGCCTGGCCACCCTGCACCGCGCCCTGGAGCTGGGCGTGAACCTGCTGGACACGGCTGACCTCTACGGCCCGCTGCTGAACGAGCAGCTGATTGGCCGCGCCATTGCCGGCCGCCGCCAAGAGGTTATCCTGGCCACTAAATTCGGCTTCGAAGTCGATGACAGCGGCACCTTCACCGGCCAGCTCAACGGCCACCCCGCCTACGCCCGCAAGTGCCTGGAACGCTCCCTGCGCAACCTTGGCACCGACAACGTGGACCTCTACTACCTGCACCGCCAGGACCCGCAGGTGCCCATCGAGGACAGCATCGGGGAGATGAGCCGGTTCGTGGAGGAGGGCAAGGTGCGCTACCTGGGCGTGTCGGAAACGCCGGTGGAGGCGTTGCGCCGGGCCCACGCCGTGCACCCCATTACGGCGCTGCAGACCGAGTATTCATTGTTTGATAGGGGTGTGGAGGAAACCGGAGCCTTGCAGGCGGCGCGGGAGCTGGGCATCGGGTTTGTGGCCTACTCGCCGCTGGGCCGGGGCTTTCTGTCGGGCGACATCAAGAGCCCCGACGACTTCGAGGCCAACGATTCGCGCCGGATTTTCCCGCGCTTCCAGGGCGAGAACTTCTACAAGAATCTGGAGCTGGTGCAGAAGCTCGAAACCCTGGCCGCGGCCAAAGGCGTGACGTCGGCGCAGCTGGCGCTGGCCTGGGTGCTGGCCCAGGGCGTGGTGGTCATACCGGGCACCAAGCGGCGCAAGTACCTGGAGCAGAACGTGGCCGCCGCCCACCTCACCCTCAGCCCCCAGGAGCTGGCCGAGCTGGAAGCCATTATGCCGGTCGGCGGCGCCGTGGGCGCGGCGTACCCGGAAGGCTTTTAA
- a CDS encoding acyl carrier protein phosphodiesterase, protein MNILAHLLLSGSPATTPDYPDIVVGNFAAEAVRGRAALEAYPAAVQRGIRLHRFIDSFTDTHPVVRRTTARLRAAGLGKWAGVVSDVGYDHLLARDFAKFHPSEPLPDFAQRQYQLLHQRRHELPERLQEMLHYMRQHDWLTGYAHPEGLHRALLGLSRRVPAAAVLATGAAAFLAELPAYEADFREFWPELRAGVSTLVTAADLEFPPYS, encoded by the coding sequence ATGAATATCCTCGCCCACCTGTTGCTTTCCGGCTCGCCCGCCACCACCCCCGACTACCCCGATATTGTCGTCGGCAACTTTGCCGCCGAAGCCGTGCGGGGTCGCGCCGCCCTGGAAGCCTACCCGGCCGCCGTGCAGCGCGGCATCCGTCTGCACCGCTTCATCGACTCGTTCACTGATACGCACCCTGTTGTGCGGCGCACCACCGCCCGCCTGCGCGCCGCCGGCCTGGGCAAGTGGGCCGGCGTGGTGTCCGATGTGGGCTACGACCACCTGCTGGCCCGCGACTTCGCCAAGTTTCACCCATCAGAGCCGCTGCCGGATTTCGCCCAGCGCCAGTACCAGCTGTTGCATCAGCGCCGCCACGAGCTGCCCGAGCGTTTGCAGGAAATGCTACACTACATGCGTCAGCACGACTGGCTGACCGGCTACGCCCACCCCGAGGGCCTGCACCGCGCCCTGCTGGGCCTGAGCCGCCGCGTGCCCGCCGCCGCCGTGCTGGCCACCGGGGCCGCCGCATTTCTGGCGGAGCTTCCGGCGTATGAAGCGGATTTTCGGGAGTTCTGGCCGGAGCTGCGGGCGGGAGTATCTACACTCGTAACAGCAGCCGACCTGGAATTTCCGCCGTATTCTTGA
- a CDS encoding pyridoxamine 5'-phosphate oxidase family protein, translating to MADKSPVTNDLSKLIDKIKDVRIAMLTTQDTDGSLRSRPMYTQKPDGSSALVFLTDKDSAKVYEVKKDSHVNLSYGQPDDNIYVSVSGRANAYRDQAEIDQLWSEPMRAWFPKGKDDESIYILKVEIEKGEYWDTPSSLLTQAAAYVKALATGERSTSDDVNEHAKVEVK from the coding sequence ATGGCCGATAAATCGCCCGTCACCAACGACCTCTCCAAACTCATCGACAAGATTAAGGATGTGCGCATTGCCATGCTCACTACCCAGGACACTGATGGCAGCCTCCGCAGCCGGCCTATGTACACCCAGAAGCCCGACGGCAGCAGCGCCTTGGTCTTCCTGACCGATAAGGACTCGGCCAAGGTGTACGAAGTGAAAAAAGACAGCCACGTCAACCTGAGCTACGGCCAGCCCGACGATAACATCTACGTCTCGGTTTCGGGCCGGGCCAACGCCTACCGCGACCAGGCCGAAATCGACCAGCTCTGGAGCGAGCCAATGCGCGCCTGGTTCCCCAAAGGCAAAGACGACGAGAGCATCTACATCCTGAAAGTGGAAATTGAGAAAGGCGAGTACTGGGATACTCCCAGCAGCCTCCTCACCCAGGCCGCCGCGTACGTGAAAGCCTTGGCCACCGGCGAACGGAGCACCTCCGACGACGTGAACGAGCACGCCAAAGTAGAAGTGAAGTAG
- a CDS encoding spheroidene monooxygenase, translating to MPLTTLSILTLLPNQRRWGFAQMGTAQGPLQRVPGLRFQKLLGSGAGGFGALPNLHRYGFMAVWEDEQAARAFFDGHPLWQQYQQRTSEIWTAWLAPLKSHGLWDGVNPFDYSEAAVAAEDGPVMVLTRASIRWQKTPRFWRYVAPVSATIAGAPGVRAAIGLGELPVVRQATVSVWDSARAMQDYAYRSPKHKEVIRLTRQEDWYGEEMFARFRVLRTEGTWDGRCPLAG from the coding sequence TTGCCTCTTACCACCCTTTCCATTCTCACCCTCCTGCCCAACCAGCGCCGCTGGGGCTTTGCTCAGATGGGCACCGCCCAAGGGCCGTTGCAGCGGGTGCCGGGGCTGCGGTTTCAGAAACTGCTGGGCAGCGGCGCGGGCGGTTTCGGGGCTTTGCCCAACCTGCACCGCTATGGCTTTATGGCTGTGTGGGAGGATGAACAGGCGGCCCGGGCATTCTTCGACGGGCACCCGCTGTGGCAGCAGTACCAGCAGCGCACCTCGGAAATCTGGACGGCGTGGCTGGCCCCGCTCAAGTCGCACGGGCTATGGGACGGCGTGAATCCGTTCGACTACTCAGAGGCTGCAGTAGCTGCGGAGGACGGGCCGGTGATGGTGCTCACCCGGGCCTCGATCCGGTGGCAGAAAACACCGCGCTTCTGGCGCTACGTGGCCCCGGTGAGTGCCACCATTGCGGGGGCGCCGGGCGTGCGCGCCGCCATCGGGCTGGGCGAGCTGCCGGTGGTGCGCCAGGCCACCGTGAGTGTCTGGGACTCGGCCCGGGCCATGCAGGACTACGCCTACCGCAGCCCAAAGCACAAAGAAGTTATCCGCCTCACCCGCCAGGAAGACTGGTATGGCGAGGAGATGTTTGCCCGGTTCAGGGTGCTGCGCACGGAGGGCACCTGGGACGGGCGCTGCCCGCTGGCTGGCTGA
- a CDS encoding cytochrome-c peroxidase, producing the protein MPAATPARPLRQQQELGWLLFYEPALSANGKRSCASCHRPQKAYTDHRSTARAFRLAASLERNTPTLLNATDQSRFFHDGRAGSLSEVIESVVTNPREFNTTYAAVARQLSQSREYRRRFRQAFAAPIGEATINQALIAFLSSQQARNSPFDQYQRGQAALPEPALRGLRVFTAAECGRCHPAPAFRDDQLHPVQTGLLLKTPGLRNVAVTPPYGARGQHATLAAAFTDAFHQQATPGALSTTDVQDLTAFLATLTDTTSLRLRPPQALPALPALPDRTIGGVY; encoded by the coding sequence GTGCCGGCTGCTACGCCCGCGCGCCCTCTCCGGCAGCAGCAGGAGCTGGGCTGGCTGCTGTTCTACGAGCCGGCGCTGTCGGCCAACGGCAAGCGCAGCTGCGCCTCCTGCCACCGCCCCCAGAAAGCCTACACCGACCACCGGTCCACGGCCCGGGCGTTCCGGCTGGCGGCCAGCCTGGAGCGCAACACGCCCACCCTGCTCAACGCCACCGACCAGTCGCGGTTTTTCCACGATGGCCGGGCCGGCAGCCTTTCGGAGGTGATTGAAAGCGTGGTAACCAACCCGCGCGAGTTCAACACCACCTACGCCGCCGTGGCCCGGCAGCTCAGCCAGAGCCGCGAGTACCGCCGCCGCTTCCGGCAGGCCTTCGCCGCGCCCATCGGCGAGGCCACCATCAACCAGGCCCTCATTGCCTTCCTCAGCAGCCAGCAGGCCCGCAACAGCCCCTTCGACCAGTACCAGCGCGGCCAGGCCGCCCTGCCCGAGCCGGCCCTGCGCGGCCTGCGCGTGTTCACCGCCGCCGAGTGCGGCCGCTGCCACCCCGCCCCCGCCTTCCGCGACGACCAGCTGCACCCGGTGCAGACCGGTCTGCTGCTCAAAACGCCCGGCCTGCGCAACGTGGCCGTCACGCCGCCCTACGGGGCCCGGGGCCAGCACGCCACTCTGGCCGCGGCCTTCACTGATGCCTTTCACCAGCAGGCCACGCCCGGCGCCCTGAGCACCACCGACGTGCAGGACCTGACGGCTTTTCTGGCCACGCTCACTGATACCACTTCGCTGCGCCTGCGCCCGCCACAGGCCCTGCCGGCGCTGCCGGCCCTCCCCGACCGCACCATTGGCGGTGTGTACTAG
- a CDS encoding WD40 repeat domain-containing protein, translating into MKASLLALGLALLAPLAHAASDPDSGPATPNLVQNIQTSAALLAVDYSPDGKRLVTGGLGRDIVIWDAETGKQAMVLHGHTDDVVTVKFSPNGRYIASGGVDKALILWDAITGEILRKNTDHTDYVRDVAFSPDSKLVASAGWDGQAIVWETFSGIKVATLTGQKAAAVASTAAYEKNRTNKGRSNNMTSVAFSPNGAELLTASGDRTVRGWDTQTWQQKYVLNGHTDEVWDARFSPNGRFVVSGAWDNTARIWDVSTRQAVAVVPAHLSDVWGTTFSPDGQLIATCGGDRKVKVWDMATGLLVRDVSGEAHTAEVETLVFSPDGRQLASVSRDGSLKIWRVPSTFDRVSAYADTQLEKWEKKGEFEKTDEYQKRMAQKLKRWEEFKQEARTKMLAAFPQSADWQNFSLASYNPDTEMYQVSSKLFAGPFFIKVAPRDAEQLRNNFGKVIYGTPALELKNDALLLKSVELTVPTGSETKVFTVMR; encoded by the coding sequence ATGAAAGCTTCTCTACTCGCGCTGGGCCTGGCCCTGCTGGCTCCGCTGGCCCATGCAGCCTCCGACCCCGACAGCGGCCCCGCCACGCCCAACCTGGTCCAGAACATTCAGACGTCCGCCGCCCTGCTGGCCGTAGACTATAGCCCAGATGGCAAGCGCCTGGTTACGGGCGGCCTGGGGCGAGATATTGTGATTTGGGACGCCGAAACCGGCAAGCAGGCCATGGTGCTGCATGGCCACACCGACGATGTGGTGACGGTGAAGTTCAGCCCCAACGGCCGCTACATTGCCTCGGGCGGCGTAGATAAGGCCCTGATTCTGTGGGATGCCATTACGGGCGAAATCCTGCGCAAAAACACCGACCACACCGACTACGTGCGCGACGTGGCCTTTAGCCCCGACAGTAAGCTGGTGGCCAGCGCCGGCTGGGACGGCCAGGCCATCGTGTGGGAAACCTTCAGCGGCATCAAAGTAGCCACCCTCACCGGCCAGAAAGCCGCCGCCGTGGCTTCCACGGCCGCCTACGAGAAAAACCGCACCAACAAGGGCCGCTCCAACAATATGACGTCGGTAGCCTTCAGCCCCAACGGCGCGGAGCTGCTCACGGCCAGCGGCGACCGGACGGTGCGCGGCTGGGACACCCAGACCTGGCAGCAGAAATACGTGCTCAACGGCCACACCGACGAGGTGTGGGATGCCCGCTTCTCGCCCAACGGACGCTTTGTGGTGAGCGGGGCCTGGGACAACACGGCCCGCATCTGGGACGTGAGCACCCGCCAGGCCGTGGCCGTGGTGCCGGCCCACCTCTCCGACGTGTGGGGCACCACCTTCAGCCCCGACGGCCAGCTGATTGCCACCTGCGGCGGCGACCGGAAAGTGAAAGTCTGGGACATGGCCACCGGCTTGCTGGTGCGCGACGTGTCGGGCGAGGCTCACACGGCCGAGGTGGAAACCCTCGTGTTCAGCCCCGACGGCCGCCAGCTGGCCAGCGTGAGCCGCGACGGGTCCCTGAAAATCTGGCGGGTGCCGTCCACCTTTGACCGGGTATCGGCCTACGCCGATACGCAGCTGGAGAAGTGGGAGAAGAAGGGCGAGTTTGAGAAAACAGACGAGTACCAGAAGCGCATGGCCCAGAAGCTCAAGCGCTGGGAGGAGTTCAAGCAGGAAGCCCGCACCAAGATGCTGGCCGCCTTCCCCCAAAGTGCCGACTGGCAGAACTTCAGCCTGGCCAGCTACAACCCCGATACGGAAATGTATCAGGTCAGCTCCAAGCTGTTTGCGGGGCCGTTTTTCATCAAGGTGGCCCCGCGCGATGCCGAGCAGCTGCGCAACAACTTCGGCAAGGTGATTTACGGCACGCCGGCTTTGGAGCTGAAAAACGACGCTCTGCTGCTCAAGAGCGTGGAGCTGACTGTGCCCACCGGCTCGGAAACCAAGGTATTCACCGTGATGCGCTAA
- a CDS encoding WD40 repeat domain-containing protein, translating to MIRLFSVLLLSWLLGPGALPTPRREFVMPEGSGSLTGFSRNGRLVGVSGGTAQVAVFQTGTGLLLRTYRGHQQPVVAFAFSPRLDTVVSVDASGQAHAWNPETLTTLARWQAPAGVTRVLFSPDGQQALLASRSRRWLWNLRYPATEPVELEFSGLVVGDITALSFSTDGTRLATGFDTGTVLVQDLKTRTHQQVALFRTPVQGLSFGRDSLLAVAGTPEFRSWHPGTSAAPHTQPLEQPAVAIAFDEDAQLVLLGSPTGLTSVWSPPEKQLIFTCQGKGRTSFVQFQPEGSLILAAFTEDRAKTWKLQ from the coding sequence ATGATTCGGCTTTTCTCTGTTCTGCTGCTGAGCTGGCTGCTGGGGCCCGGGGCCCTGCCCACGCCCCGCCGCGAGTTTGTGATGCCCGAGGGCTCCGGCTCGCTCACCGGCTTCAGCCGCAACGGCCGGCTGGTGGGCGTGAGCGGCGGCACCGCCCAAGTGGCAGTTTTCCAGACCGGTACCGGCCTGCTGCTGCGCACCTACCGGGGCCACCAGCAGCCGGTGGTGGCCTTCGCCTTCTCGCCCCGCCTCGATACGGTGGTGAGCGTGGATGCCAGCGGGCAGGCCCACGCCTGGAACCCCGAAACCCTTACCACCCTGGCCCGCTGGCAGGCCCCGGCCGGCGTCACGCGGGTGCTGTTCTCGCCCGATGGACAGCAGGCGCTGCTGGCCTCACGGAGCCGGCGCTGGCTCTGGAACCTGCGCTACCCCGCCACCGAGCCCGTGGAACTGGAATTCAGCGGCCTCGTGGTGGGCGACATCACGGCCCTGAGCTTCAGCACCGACGGCACGCGCTTGGCCACCGGCTTCGATACGGGCACGGTGCTGGTGCAGGACCTCAAAACCCGCACCCACCAGCAGGTGGCACTGTTTCGCACTCCCGTGCAGGGCCTCAGCTTCGGGCGCGACAGTCTGCTGGCGGTGGCCGGCACGCCCGAGTTCCGCAGCTGGCACCCCGGCACCAGCGCCGCGCCCCACACCCAGCCGCTGGAGCAACCCGCCGTGGCCATTGCCTTCGACGAAGACGCCCAGCTGGTGCTGCTGGGCAGCCCTACCGGCCTTACCTCAGTATGGAGCCCGCCCGAAAAGCAGCTGATTTTCACCTGCCAGGGCAAGGGCCGCACCAGCTTCGTGCAGTTTCAGCCCGAGGGCAGCCTGATCCTGGCCGCTTTCACCGAGGACCGCGCCAAAACCTGGAAGCTGCAGTAA
- a CDS encoding OmpA family protein, which translates to MVLGVLLAALLYFGINKLVQSGVLFKKAATESVLLSSIELPSSAGGSRTNVAVPLAPLPSETPAGKGTPLVWEVMAWNSQMAGMLANGGPRTTQGSSMAAGGLDMQIVRQDDVAKMQADLVKNALDLQSNPETPGLLVSIMGDGLPAFSAVQPQLEKAGTGLQIIPYSVGKSFGEDKLMGPKEWLENPKAALGKTVACYLRDGDQNIALKWCADNGLKVNPDETTYDPEAVNFMAASDFLVAAEKYIIGKPEQRVKVVKGKNTGVKVDVVADAVATWTPGDVNIAKQKGGLVNIVSTKDYSNQMPNIMVTTKRWYDAHPKEVEALMTALAVSGDQVKSHPEALSRAADISASVYGDKDKPGSYWLRYYKGVSEADRNGEVVELGGSKAFNFADNLALFGLNEGGTNIYAAVYKTFGDVQHQLYPRELPSYVPLDQMLDLAPLRKLQDKYRGKNLAPAEQQQFAADDEIRQSVSRRAWNIEFNTGQRTFTPAAEQQLDQLFNDLVVAGRLKVAVHGHTDNVGDTQRNQQLSQDRAEAVRQWLEQRSASAFPAGRVQTYAHGAQEPVAPNTTPEGKARNRRVEIVLGN; encoded by the coding sequence TTGGTACTAGGCGTCCTACTTGCAGCGCTGCTGTACTTCGGCATCAACAAGCTCGTGCAGAGCGGGGTGCTGTTCAAGAAAGCCGCCACCGAATCGGTGCTGCTGAGCTCCATTGAGCTGCCAAGCAGCGCCGGAGGCTCGCGAACCAACGTGGCCGTACCGCTGGCCCCGCTGCCTTCTGAAACGCCGGCCGGTAAGGGCACTCCGCTCGTGTGGGAAGTGATGGCCTGGAACTCGCAGATGGCTGGCATGCTGGCCAACGGCGGCCCCCGCACCACTCAGGGCTCCAGCATGGCCGCCGGCGGCCTGGATATGCAGATTGTGCGCCAGGACGACGTGGCCAAAATGCAGGCCGACCTGGTGAAAAACGCCCTCGACCTGCAAAGCAACCCCGAAACCCCGGGCCTGCTGGTGAGCATCATGGGCGACGGGTTGCCGGCCTTCTCGGCGGTACAGCCCCAGCTGGAAAAAGCCGGCACCGGCCTGCAAATCATTCCCTACTCGGTGGGCAAGAGCTTCGGCGAAGACAAGCTGATGGGCCCCAAGGAGTGGCTGGAAAATCCCAAAGCCGCCTTGGGCAAAACCGTGGCCTGCTACCTGCGCGACGGGGACCAGAACATTGCCCTGAAATGGTGCGCCGACAACGGCCTGAAAGTCAACCCCGACGAAACCACCTACGACCCCGAGGCCGTGAACTTCATGGCCGCCTCCGACTTCCTGGTGGCCGCCGAAAAATACATCATCGGCAAGCCCGAGCAGCGCGTGAAGGTGGTAAAAGGCAAAAACACCGGCGTGAAAGTAGACGTGGTAGCCGACGCCGTAGCCACTTGGACGCCCGGCGACGTGAACATTGCCAAGCAGAAAGGCGGCCTGGTGAACATCGTGAGCACCAAGGACTACAGCAACCAGATGCCCAACATCATGGTGACCACCAAGCGCTGGTACGACGCCCACCCCAAGGAAGTGGAAGCCCTGATGACGGCCCTGGCCGTGTCTGGCGACCAGGTAAAATCTCACCCCGAGGCCCTGAGCCGCGCCGCCGATATTTCGGCCTCCGTGTACGGCGATAAGGACAAGCCCGGCAGCTACTGGCTGCGCTACTACAAGGGCGTGAGCGAGGCCGACCGCAACGGCGAGGTGGTGGAGCTGGGCGGCTCCAAGGCCTTCAACTTCGCCGATAACCTGGCCCTGTTTGGCCTCAACGAAGGCGGCACCAACATCTACGCCGCCGTGTACAAAACCTTCGGCGACGTGCAGCACCAGCTCTACCCCCGGGAGCTGCCCAGCTACGTGCCCCTCGACCAGATGCTGGACCTCGCCCCGCTGCGCAAGCTGCAGGACAAGTACCGCGGCAAAAACCTGGCCCCGGCCGAGCAGCAGCAGTTTGCCGCCGATGACGAAATCCGCCAGAGCGTGAGCCGCCGGGCCTGGAACATCGAGTTCAACACCGGCCAGCGCACCTTCACGCCCGCCGCCGAGCAGCAGCTCGACCAGCTCTTCAACGACCTGGTAGTAGCCGGCCGCCTCAAAGTAGCCGTGCACGGCCACACCGACAACGTGGGCGACACCCAGCGCAACCAGCAGCTCAGCCAGGACCGCGCCGAGGCCGTGCGCCAGTGGCTGGAGCAGCGCAGCGCCAGCGCCTTCCCCGCCGGCCGCGTGCAAACCTACGCCCACGGCGCCCAGGAGCCGGTAGCCCCCAACACCACCCCCGAAGGCAAAGCCCGCAACCGCCGCGTGGAAATCGTGCTGGGCAACTAA
- a CDS encoding ABC transporter permease, translating into MKSLFLPNARPPRTTFALMAAGQAGLLLLLWLFYPLQLFPSLGDVLRALADLTTTQGLVPELWASMTTALQALGMATVLALLISYLTALPFFRPLAYAASKMRYLTLTGLTFFVALLVSSGHEVKLSVLTFATTVYLVTGMTAVMLSTTQQELDHARTLGLGEWRSFWEVVVLGKLADMMEVVRQNFAIIWTMITLVETLYQSEGGIGLLLYKQNRYLHLDGVVAIQLVILAAGAAQDYLFELLRRVFFPYAGLAAAR; encoded by the coding sequence ATGAAATCCCTCTTCCTCCCCAACGCCCGGCCGCCGCGCACCACGTTTGCCCTGATGGCGGCCGGGCAGGCGGGACTGCTGCTGCTGCTGTGGCTGTTTTATCCGCTGCAGCTGTTCCCCTCCCTCGGTGACGTGCTGCGCGCCCTCGCGGACCTCACCACCACCCAGGGCCTGGTGCCGGAGCTGTGGGCCAGCATGACCACCGCGTTGCAGGCTTTGGGCATGGCCACGGTGCTGGCGCTGCTGATTTCCTATCTCACGGCCCTGCCCTTTTTCCGGCCGTTGGCCTACGCGGCTTCCAAGATGCGCTACCTTACCCTCACCGGCCTCACCTTCTTCGTGGCCCTGCTGGTGAGCTCGGGCCACGAGGTGAAGCTCTCGGTGCTCACCTTCGCCACCACCGTGTACCTGGTCACGGGCATGACGGCCGTGATGCTCAGCACCACTCAGCAGGAGCTGGACCACGCCCGCACCCTGGGCCTGGGCGAGTGGCGCAGCTTCTGGGAAGTGGTGGTGCTAGGCAAGCTGGCCGATATGATGGAAGTGGTGCGCCAGAACTTCGCCATCATCTGGACGATGATTACGTTGGTGGAAACCCTCTACCAATCCGAAGGCGGCATCGGCCTGCTACTCTACAAGCAAAACCGCTACCTCCACCTCGACGGCGTAGTGGCCATCCAGCTCGTCATCCTGGCCGCCGGCGCCGCCCAGGACTACCTGTTCGAGTTGCTCCGCCGCGTGTTCTTCCCCTACGCCGGACTGGCGGCGGCACGGTAG